The DNA window TTCAGCTTTTATTGACCAAACTGCAGTAATAAACACTAATGCAGCTTTAGGGGATTCTTGGGTGTGGGGAGCTGAGCCAAGTGGGATTTTTTCTACAAACTCTGCTTATAATTGTATCAAAGCTGACCAGTTACCTTCCCAGCCTATTACTGGCTTTCGTCAGCTATGGGAAATCAAAATCCCCCCTACAGCCCTAGCTTTTGCTTGGAGACTTCTCTGGGATAGGCTTCCATCTAAGGAAAACCTTATTAGGAGGCAGATTGTCCTTCAAAATGACCTCTGCCCCTTCTGCCAAAGTCAAGTTGAATCTGCATCCcacctttttttctcttgtcATAAAATAATGCCTTTGTGGTGGGAATTTTATTCCTGGGTCAAGGAAGTTAGAGCTCTGCACAGCAATCCTATGGAGAACTTTCTTCAGCACTGCTCCTTGGCTGCCTCGAGGAACTCCAATAGAAGGAGGAAGGTCTGGTGGATAGTAGCTACAAGATCCATTTGGAACCTCAGAAAtgacatgatttttaataatcagCCTTTCGTCATTTCCAAGACTGATTTCAATTGACTGATCAATTGTTGAATTAAAATAGGAGAGTTCCctgtaaaaataatatcatcaaagtagacCAAAATATTGTGCAGTAACAATGATTgctataattattaatagtgTTTCTAATATTGTCACTTGCAGTTTATTCAGCATATTTGTGGTGCTTCTGCAGGGTTGCAGGGAAAAAGATGGCAGTGGTGGTGGTTTGCTCTTACTTACTCGATTTGGAAGCATAGGAACAACATTATTTTCTCCAATACGACATTATTTTCCCTACGCTGTATCAAATCTCTAACCAATAACAGCAACCTATCATCCTCTTGGGAAGTCATAAGGAGGAACAGTGGGAATTGAACTTTAAATTGAGGGGAAACTTATTTGATAATGAAGCTACAATGGCTGCTGAATTCCTAGAGGAAACAGTAGGGCTAGCAGTACAGCAACAAGGAGCAGACTGATGGGTTTGGAAGCAAGACTCAAGTGGAATCTATTCGACCAGAATTGCATATAAGTTTCTGCTGGGGGAAATAAGGGGGGAATCAGAGGATGGGACTTTCTCGCATCTGTGGAGACTTAAAATACCACCTAAGGCAAAGGTATTTACATGGAGGCTCATCAAAGACCGTTTACCAACGAACATGAATTTAAGAGGAAGACAAGTGGAGATAGCTGATCCATTGTGCCCATTCTACAACAATTTGGATGAAGATGCAGTGCACCTTTTCTTCAACTGCAGCAAGGTACTTCCCTTATAGTGGGAGACAGTCTCATGGGTCAAATCAGTGGGTGCTTTCCCAAAAGAACCGAAAGACCACTTCATGCATCATAGCAGATCGAATGCTACACGAACAAGGCTTTTTGTATCACTAGAGGGTAGATTTTTATTGAGGCTTTAGCATATGTATTAGCCATAATATGGTTCCTAATTAAACTGTATTAGTTTTTTCTAAGGAACCATATGTATGGGATCCTATCTATGTAcaaagtacctctggtacttcatCACTATTtacataatgaaatatttatatatttttgccgataaaaaaaaaaccatgcagATGATAGCAACACACTAACAGCAGTACCAGATATCACACAGATAACAGCATCAGACAATAATTCCAACCAAGAGGAAATCATGATACATATAAAGATAGTCTACCAAACAATTTATCTACCAAACAAATACAGcagtatatgtgtatattaatGCTACGACAAATGTCAAAACAGTAGTCTATCATAATACATATAAAGATAGTAGACCGTACAAACATACCTGGAGTTGCTATAATCAAAGAGCTTCCACAGCAACGCCAATTAGCAGTAGTAAATGATAAGCCTAAAAAAAAGCATACAGAAATTATCCACAGTGTATTTAAACCCTTTTAAAGCCTATTATCtacatttcaattaaaatacaaCATCCATAATCAACTTAAAccagtagaaaaagaaaatttcactGCAACAATAAACAAATTCTGGCCAATAAGGCAATTTTGCCTATCATAGTCAAAATTTTGCCCAATAATGCCATTTGGTTTAACCAATGCTCCGACTtctttttagtgtttgatgaaCCATATTTTCCAACATGCTTTAAGGAAATATGTGTTAGTGTTTTTTGATGCTATATTGGTATATAGTTCCACATGGCATGAACACTTATGCCATCTAGAGGTTGTATTCAAAGTattgaaagaaaatgttttgtttGCTAAGTTGTCTAAATGCTCTTTTGGTGTATTGGAGATAGAGTACTTGGGACATATAGTTTTAGGTGAAGGAGTTGCTATGGATGCTACTAAGGTGCAGGCAGTTCTAGAGTGGCCTACACCACTCAATATCAAGCAGCTAAGAGGTTTCTTAGGCCTCACTGGTTACTATCAAAGGTTTATCAATGGATATGCAAAGCTTGTTGCACCATTGacatatttacttaaaaaagaagcattcaAGTGGACACCAGAGGCAGAGACAACATTTGTTCAATTGCAGAAAGTCATGACTTCAGCTCCAGTGTTAGCTCTTCCTAATTTCCAGCTGCCCTTCATTCTGGAAACTAATGCTTCCGACACTGGTATTGGAGCAGTATTACATCATAATGGCCATCCAATAGCATTTTTTTCCAAGAAACTTGCACCTAGAGTGCAAAAGAAATCTGACTAATTTAGAGAGATGTTAGCAATTGTTAAAGCTATAGCTAAGTTCAAACACTACTTGCTGGGACacaaatttattatcaaaactGATCAAAAAAGCTTGAGATCATTGATGGAACAACCCCTACAAACACCTGAACAACAGCAGTGGTTACACAGGTTTTTGGGATATGATTGTGTGATTGAATACAAGGCAAAAAGGAGAATCTAGCTGCTGATTCTTTGTCATGAATGATGATGTGTCTTGGTCTGAACCTTAAGCTAGTATACTGCAGAAGATTGAACAAGCCACTATAAAGATGTTGCATTGCAGGAACTGATACAGTTGTGTAAACAACAACCAGAATCACAGACAAATTACACAATTAAGGGTAATTTGTTGTATTGGAAGAATCGGGTAGTAATTCCTGAGGAAAAAGAATTGATTCAAATGTTGCTGAAAGAATTTCATAACTCTCCCATAGGGGGCATGCTGGGATAAAAAGAACTACAACTAGAATTGCAAGCCAATTCTACTGGACATCCAGCATTCAGAACTACAGTGGAGTAAGGGAGAGGGGAACATTGATTTTAACAGGATATCCAGCATTCAGAAGAAATTAAATGAGGTGGAGGACTTAGCTTCTAATCGTATTTTGACTGATCAAGAGCTCAAAATCAGAAACTCCCTTCAGCAGGAGTTATGGAATGTATCAAATGTAGTGGAATCCCTTTTGAGACAAAAATCTAGGATATCTTGGCTGAAGGAGGGGGACTGCAATTCTGGGTATTTCCAcagaattataaattttaggagAGCTTTCAATGCTATTCCAGGTATCTCTATTGATGGGGTTTGGTCCAGCAACCCAATACAGTCAAGAATGCAGCTGTTAATTATTTCCAGACCAGATTTTCTGAATAGGATTATTCTAGGCCTTTTTTGGATGGGGTTCCTTTTAAAGCTATTTCTCAAAGGCAAAGAGAGCAGATGACTGCCCCCTTCTCTGACCTTGAGCTCAAAGAAGCTGTGTGGAATTGTGGAGGTGACAAATGCCCAGGGCCAGATGGCCTTAACTTCAactttatcaaaaaaatttggGGATATCATGAGACCAGAGTTTAGAAGGTTTGTAGATGAGTTCTATGCCCATGGCAGCTTTCCTAGAGGAAGTAATGCTTCCTTTGTGGCATTGATTCCTAAACTGAACCATCCTCAGTCATTCAATGATTATAGGCCTATATCCTTGATAAGCTgtatgtataaagttattgccAAGTTGCTGTCTAATAGATTGAGGTCTGTTATGGATGGGCTAATTGATGAAAGGCAGTCAGCCTTCATTAAAGGTAGACATATCCTCCATGGTATTGTGATTCTCAATGAGGTGGTTGAGGAAGCAAGGAGAAGCAAGAAACCAGTGATGATCTTCAAggtggattttgaaaaggcCTACGATTCAGTGTCTTGGTCTTTCCTGGACTATATGCTGTTTAGATTGGGGTTCTGCCCAAAATGGAGGTCTTCGATATCAGCATGCCTCCATTCAGCTTCTATTTGTGTTTTGATTAATGGTATCCCCAAGGAATTTACACCTACAAGGGGTTTGAGACAAGGGGATCCCCTAGCTCCCTTGCTTTTCAATATTGTAGGAGAAGGCATTACTGGTATGATGAGACAAGCAGTCCACAAAAACCTCTTTAGAAGCTTCTTGGTTGGTAAGAATAGGGAGCCTATCAACATCTTACAGTATGCTgatgatattgttttttttggAGAGGCTGTGTGGGACAACATTCATGCTATTAAGGCCATCTTAAGAGGATTTGAATTAGCTTCTGGTTTGAAGATTAATTTTGCCAAAAGCCAATTTGGGGTTATTGGTGATGGTGTTAATTGGGCCAGGGAAGCAGCTAATAACCTGAACTGTCGGTAGCTGGAATGTCCTTTCCTTTACTTAGGCATACCTATTAGGGCTAATCCCTCTAGCCAGCTGGTGTGGGAGCCTATCATCACTAAATTCAAGTCAAAATTAGCCAAATGGGCTCAGAAAAATATATCCATGGCTGAGAAGGTTACTCTAATAAATTATGTCCTCAATGCCCTCCCAATTTACCTCCTCTCATTCTTTAAGATACCTCAAAAGGTTGTCAAAAAGCTGATATCCCTTCAAAGGAATTTTCTGTGGGGTGGAGATATTgatcaaaaaaaaattccttgggTGAAATGGACTGATCTTTGTTTGCCTAAGGGTGATGGGGGGCTGGGGATAAAAGATATCTCCAAATTCAACTCAGCTTTGATGGGAAGATGGTTATGGGCTTTTGCATCTAATCAGCAACAGCTATGGGCTAGGGTTATAACCTCTAAATATGTGGTTGGTCAGATCTTCAAAATGCTAGAGACAAAAGGGGCTATTCCCATTGGTGGAGAGACATTAGAAACTTGTACCATCAGCTAGACTGCagtatttttaaagataacttgtcTTGGAAGGTTGGGTGTGGGGAAAATATCAAGTTCTGGACTGATAATTGGCTAGGGGAACAATACTCCCTGCAGCAGAAGTACTATCAGCTATTCCTCATAAGTAGACAGCAAAGGGATCTCATCtctcaagaagaagaaaattttctATGTACACTTGTTGACTCCAAGAAAAACCTCATGCCCAACAGGAAGGATCTCAtacaaagtgaacaaagagggacttaagaaaaaaaaatacaacttttttttaacttggtagatcttttttgttgtgtttcatGAATCATTGTACTCATGCCAGCATATGAGCATAATGACACAGTGCCTCATGATGTAGAAACGAGCCCTTTGCTCTTTGACCAGCCTAGCACACTTTCTAGCAAAAGCACACTTCCTCtgagtggaagaagaagaagaattcttcatgatagaggaagaagaagttTGTTGACATACATTCAAAAAGGTCACAAAGCTGGAATCAGATTTAAATAAACTGGAGGAGAACTCAATGCATAGACAGTTAACAGAGCAAGAAAAATTGGAGAGGAAGCAGTTGCATGATTCTCTTTGGGTTGCTGCCCAAGCCCATCAATCCTTACTTAGGCAGAAATCCAGATGAAGATGGTTAAAAGAA is part of the Glycine soja cultivar W05 unplaced genomic scaffold, ASM419377v2 tig00104273_1_pilon_1838355_1861953, whole genome shotgun sequence genome and encodes:
- the LOC114404493 gene encoding uncharacterized protein LOC114404493, which gives rise to MNLRGRQVEIADPLCPFYNNLDEDAVHLFFNCSKIEYLGHIVLGEGVAMDATKVQAVLEWPTPLNIKQLRGFLGLTGYYQRFINGYAKLVAPLTYLLKKEAFKWTPEAETTFVQLQKVMTSAPVLALPNFQLPFILETNASDTGIGAVLHHNGHPIAFFSKKLAPRVQKKSD